The DNA sequence GTCCCCACTCTGCATCCCCATGGAGTCTGTTCTCGCCCATACGTAGTTTGCCGAATCGTGTCAAGGTGAATGAGGACAAGGATGCCAATCTATCGCCTGAATACTCGAAGTCGAGATGACTGGCACTCTCCTCGGTGGCGGTGCTCATCTTCTGGGCAAAGCGGAGGGATGTCTTCTTCCTACTGTAGGGCAGGGTCTTGGGTCTTCTGGACCTGAAGTGAATGACTCCACCCAGAGCATCACTCCCGTAGATCAACGAGCCCGGGCCGAAAATCACCTCTGTTCGCTCCAGCAGATAGGGGTCGACTGTAATGGCATTCTGGAGATGCCCGCTCCGGTAGATGGCGTTGTTGAGTCGCACTCCATCGACCATCAAGAGGATGCGGTTGGCCTCGAATCCCCTCAAGACCGGGCTTCCCCCTCCCAATTGGCTTCTTTGGACAAAGACCTCCCCGCTCCGTTCCAGTAGGTCAGCAGTAGTGCGCGGTTGGGTCGTCTCCATGGCCTTCTCTGAAAGGGTGACCATCTGCTTGGGGCTTTCGAAAAAGGATTCTCTGGCCGCCTTCAACTCGAAGGTGGGCATCTGGATGACCGTGGGCATCATAGTCACGGTAAATGGGCTTCTCTTGAGAAGCGAGGTGGAAACGGCCTGCGATTCGTAGGCTACGTGGGTTATCAAGATAGAGTCACAAGGAAGTAGAGCGGTGATATCTACCCGACCTTTGCTGTCTGATTTCAAGAAGGCAGTACGGGCTTCTGAGAAGATGACCGCTCCTTCAATGGGGGCATTGGACACGAGGTCTTTGACTGTGATCTGCTGGGCGGACCACCCATATGCGACAAGCAGCCCTAGCAGGGCCAAGAATCCTCTTCTCATAAACTGTACACTTCTCTCAAGACCTCAAAAGAGCTCAATCCCTTGAATTGGGGGATATGTATCCTATAATACATCACGAGTCCTTCCAGCAATCTTCTTCTTAGCTCTTTACTGATGGCATGGGTTGCCACAATCTCTGTGCCGAGATAGGCCCGCAAAGATGAAGATATCTCCCCGTCTAAAAAGTCGGGGTGATGGGGTGGGTGGTCTTGAAAGACGCCTTCTCTCAGATCGAAGTAGGGTCCTTGTGTTTCCGCATGAGGTTGAAACCCCAATGGCTCACTGAGTTCCAGTAAGAATCGAATA is a window from the Flavobacteriales bacterium genome containing:
- a CDS encoding TonB-dependent receptor plug domain-containing protein, with the translated sequence MRRGFLALLGLLVAYGWSAQQITVKDLVSNAPIEGAVIFSEARTAFLKSDSKGRVDITALLPCDSILITHVAYESQAVSTSLLKRSPFTVTMMPTVIQMPTFELKAARESFFESPKQMVTLSEKAMETTQPRTTADLLERSGEVFVQRSQLGGGSPVLRGFEANRILLMVDGVRLNNAIYRSGHLQNAITVDPYLLERTEVIFGPGSLIYGSDALGGVIHFRSRRPKTLPYSRKKTSLRFAQKMSTATEESASHLDFEYSGDRLASLSSFTLTRFGKLRMGENRLHGDAEWG